One stretch of Apis cerana isolate GH-2021 linkage group LG8, AcerK_1.0, whole genome shotgun sequence DNA includes these proteins:
- the LOC107993380 gene encoding uncharacterized protein LOC107993380: MQNNSKIKRPPKPTWGTEITMPSELNELNENDFSIVESQDVSDPTTSLLSPTEEYLHMTKRLIEKGSLSPRTSMILKELYTIYELNDGYGLATFDSEHVYVKSAKPDIKKDSIEIIKPPIKREKRKERIKEEEYVSRESSISRRNTVITMEEEEPLFGLHIVKDTTFERPCDPEAIKINNIFSDFSLIDTGHDKCIKRRITQWIKDNRKEEQSTSDQTKKSLWKKILRRK; this comes from the exons atgcaaaataattctaaaataaagagACCACCTAAACCAACTTGGGGAACTGAAATTACAATGCCTTcagaattaaatgaattaaatgaaaatgatttttctattGTAGAAAGTCAAGACGTGTctg ATCCCACAACAAGTCTTTTGTCTCCAACAGAAGAATATCTTCATATGACCAAACGTCTCATTGAAAAAGGTTCATTATCACCTCGTACTTCTATGATACTTAAAGAACTTTACACAATATATGAATTGAATGATGGATATGGTTTAGCAACTTTTGATTCGGAACACGTATACGTTAAATCAGCTAAAccagatattaaaaaagattctatagaaattattaaacctccaataaaaagagaaaaacgaaaagaaagaattaaagaagaagaatatgtATCAAGAGAGTCATCAATATCTCGAAGAAACACAGTAATAActatggaagaagaagaacctTTGTTCGGTTTACATATTGTCAAAGACACCACATTTGAACGACCTTGTGATCCAGAAGCAATTAAaatcaacaatattttttctgatttttctttgatcGATACAGGTCacgataaatgtataaaaaggcGCATCACTCAGTGGATAAAAGATAATCGCAAAGAAGAACAAAGCACTAGTGATCAAACAAAGAAAAGTTTATGGAAAAAA atattaagaagaaaatga